The genomic segment GTGTTCAGTGTACAGATCGGGGAGGCGGTTTTCAGGAGCGCGATCAAGAAGAATGTCGGACGGAACGCACTGGCAGACATCCCGGACGGGCTGATGGTCGTGCTGGTCGGCACCGGCTCCCCCCTGCCGGATCCGAAGCGGGCAGGCCCGATGACAGTGGTCGCCGCCGGCGACCGGGTCTTCATCATCGATGCGGGGGCAGGCTCAGGACGCAAGTTCGGGGAATTCGCCCTGCCCTGGGGCCGGGTGGAAGCGGCGTTCCTGACCCACTTCCATTCCGACCATATCGACGGCCTCGGCGAGGTCATGCTGCAGCACTGGGCCGCAGGCGGGGCCGACACACCGCTGGCCCTTTACGGGCCGCACGGGGTCCAGCGCATCGCCGACGGCTTCAACGAGGCTTATGCGCTGGATGCGACCTACCGGATCGCCCATCACGGGGCAGACGTCGTGCCGCCCTCCGGCGCCGGGATGGAAGCCTTTCCCTTCCTCACCAACGGGGCCGCAACACGTGTCTATGCGCGCGACGGCCTGACCGTGACCGCTGTGCCGGTGGACCATTCCCCGGTCGAGCCTGCCGTCGCCTACCGGTTCGATTACAAGGGCCGCTCGGTCACCATTTCCGGCGACACGGTGAAAAACCAGGCCCTGATCGGTCTTGCCCGTGACACCGACGTGCTGGTGCATGAGGCGCTGAATGACGAAATGGTCGGCGAGGTCGCCAGCCGGCTCAACACGCTCGGCGCCAGACGGCTGGAAAAGATCATGCACGACATTCCGGATTACCACACCAGCCCCGTCCAGGCCGCCGAAGTGGCCAGCGAGGCAGGCGCCGGCCTGCTCGTCTTCACCCATATCGTGCCGGCCCAACCGAGTCGTATCCTCTACCCCGCCTTCATGAAGGGCACGAAGAAAGCCTTCGACGGTCCGATCCTGATGGGCGAGGATGGCATGGCCTTTGTCCTGCCTGCAGGCTCTGACAAAATTGAGCGCAGGCGGCTGGACTAGGCTGCCAACGCCCTTTACCTGCGCCACCATGAAACACAGACTGATCGCGGCCCTTGCCGCAACCCTGCTGGCGTGCGGCTGCACCGCTGAACAACCAGCCCCCGACACGGCCACCGCAACGCAAAGTGCCGGAGAGGCAAAATCGGACGAGCTCTCCGCCCTGCTGGACGAACTGGATTTCTCCGGCACGCTCCTCGTCAGCAAAGGGGACGACCTGCTGCTGCGCGAAGCGGTGAACGACTCCCCGATGACAGATGCCAAGGTCGTTACCGTCGACACCCGTTTTCCCATCGCGTCCATGACGAAAAGCTTCACGTCCGCGCTCGTGCTGAAACTGGTGGACGACGGAAAGCTCGGACTGGACCAGACCCTGGAAGACCTGTTGCCGGACTTCGACGTGCCTTATGCCAGCGAGGTCACGCTCCGCCACCTGCTGCAGAACCGGTCCGGCATTCCGCACTATATCGACATCCCCGGCTGGTTCGACAATGACGTGAAGCGTGCCTTCACAGATGAGTCCTTCATGGACACGCTGGAACAACTGGAGCTGAAGTTCCCGCCTGGCAGCGATTATCTGTACTCGAACGTAAACTACTATCTTCTGGCTCTGATGATCGACCGGTATTCGGGTATGGATTACGAGACCTATCTGCAGACGCAGATCCTGGGTCCGCTCGGTATGACCGCGACCGGCCAGCTCTACCGGGACGCAGACGGCATTGCCGCAGACTACCTGAAAAATGATGACGGCACCTATGAGGTCATCCCCGTCGTGAACCCGGCCTTGTTCCGCGGCACGGCCTCCATGGTCTCGGCCGCGGATGATCTGAATGCCTGGGGACACGCCGTCATCGACGGCGAAATTTATTCAGACGCTGCCGCGGCAGAAGCCTTCAATGCCGACACGCCCATGGCCTGGAGCGTGTCGGAGCTTCCTGTGACAGACGACCGGACCGTCGGCGTCACCTATTATAATGGCCGCCTGATCGGTTATCTCAGCCTGATCATGCTGGTGCCGGAAGAGGATGGCGTCATCGTCATCCTGAACAACAACACGGTCGGCTATGAAAACATGATCGGCCTCGCCGCGACGCTGGCCGCGCAGCATTTCGGCAGCGAAGACTAGTCAGCTGGTCTTCGGTCCTTCAGCGTGTATCCGTAAGCGGAGAAGTCCGCCGCACAGACTTTGCGGATGACCTCCCCTGCCGGAGACCGGGCGATAACCTCTGCTGGCGGGTCGGCGACGCTGGACCTGAAAGGCCGGTCCGGCGGCAAGGGCGTATCCAGCGCCGCGACCGCTTCCTCGCCGGACACGGGCTCTTTCGCATGGTGGTGGCCGGACCTGTAGAGCTGTTTTTCATCCCGCGTTGACGGCAGGCCAAGCTGCGCTTCTGCATACAGGAAGGCATTCTCATGGTCTTCCAGCCGAATGTTCTGAACATCAAAACGGGCTTCCACATCCAGGTATTGCGGCGCCAGATGATAATCGAGCGTCCGGACAGGCTGCGCCCGCATCCAGTCTGCAAACTGGTTGAAGGAATAGGGCGTCGCCACATCGGCATCTGCCCCGAAGACATGCCGCACCACCGCTGCCCGTGTCACAGCGGACCAGTGCTCCGGCTCCGTCAGCGTGCGCGGGTGGCAGGTTTCGAGGAAGCCGCTGAAGGCGCGCGTATAGGGATTGCGCACAAACTTGATCACCGGCCGGCCATCGCGGATCGCGCCAGCGCAGGCTTCAATATAGCCGGGCGCGGCCTTGAACACCTCGTTCTCCCAGACATGCACCCAGATATGGCGCGCCATCGCCTCATCCAGCCGGCCGATATGATGGAAGAACCATTTCACCGCGACAGTGCAGGCGGATTTCTCGGACCACATCACCACAGCCGGAAAGGCCGGATCGTACAGCGGCGTGCGCGACCGTAAGGCAAAGCGCAACGAGCTGCGGGCCATGGCCCGTTCGAGCGTGTTCCGTAAATTCATGCCGCTTCCAATCCGTCCCTGCGCGGTTTCAGTTGCCGGAAACAATACCGGGCAAAACGCTCGTCCCCGCCCTCAATCCTCGAACACGATCTCCGGCGGCGCTTTCGTCTCCAGCGTGTCGAGGCCGAGGGCGACCTTGCGGGCCAGTTCGTGGAAAGCTGTCGCCGTTTCCGCGTCGCCAATGGCTGCCGGCACGCCCTTGTCTCCGCCCTCGCGGATCGCCTGAAGCATCGGAACTTCCGCCAGCAGCGGCAGGCCAAGCGCGTCGGCCATGCGTTTTCCGCCGCCATGGCCCATCAGGTAATGCTTGTTGCCGGCCGGATCCTGGAAATAACTCATCGTCTCGACGAGGCCGATCACCGGCACGGCGGTCTTGGTGAACATGGCCGCGCCCCGGCGCACGTCAGCGAGGGCGACTTCCTGCGGCGTCGTCACGATCAGCGCGGCGGTGACCGGGACTTTTTGCGCGATGGTCAGCTGCGCATCGCCTGTGCCGGGCGGCGTGTCGATGACCAGCACGTCCAGCGGGTCTTCCGGCGTACCCCATTCGGCATCGTTCAGCATCTGCGTGATCGCCGACATGACGATCGGCCCGCGCCAGATCATCGGCGCGTCCGGGTCTGACAGATAGCCGATCGACAGCGTCTTCAGCCCGTGCGCCTCCACCGGCACCAGTTTCTTGTTCTTAGACCCCTTCGGTTCGGCCCCCTGCGTCCCCAGCATGGTGGGAATGGAGGGGCCATAGATATCGGCGTCCAGCAGGCCGACCTTCATGCCCGTCTTGGCGAGGGCGGCGGCGAGGTTCACCGAGACGGTAGACTTGCCCACCCCGCCCTTGGCGCTGGCGATGACCAGAATGCGGGAAATACCGGGGATTTTCGCGACGCTCCCCTGCTGGCGCTGCGGGGCCCCCTGCTGCATCGCCTCGTCCGACAGGCGGGCGCCTTTCGACACGCGGCGCGGCGACGGGGTGAGATTCAGCAGTTCGCTGCGCCCTTTCGGGGCGGCCGGCGCATGGCTGTGACTGTGCGGGGTTGAAGCGCCCTGTTTGCGTTCGGCAGTCAGCACAGTGGTGACGGTTTTGATCCCCGAAACGAGGCCCGCCTTGCCTTCTGCGTCCATTCGCCGGGCCTCAGCGGCGGCGGTATCGGCCGGATCGGCCTCGATTACCAGCACGGCGCGGCCGGTCTCGTCGACGCTGACAGACTCCAGCCATGGCGGGCTGCCGAGCGCCTTCATGATGGCATCTGCCTGTTTTTGCCGGGTTTTCCCCTTGGAACCGAACATGACCGCGACCCTCTATCCCTTGATGCCCCTCAAAAGGGCATGCATCTATTAGCAAAGCACCTATATGGAAGCGAACACGCGCAACAGGAGGGGCCATGCCCTGGGATGATAAAACTAAAGGTAGCGGCCCTTGGGGCGGCGGAGGCGGCGACAATGGCGGCGGGGACGGCAACTCCCCGTGGAAGCGCCCGTCCGGCGGCGGCAGCGGTGGCGGGGGTGACCTCGAAGACCAGATGCGCCGCATGCAGGAACGTTTCCGCGGACGCGGCAATGGCGGCGGCGGTGGCCGGCGCAAAGGCGGTGGCTCGGGCCCGAATTTCGGCCCGCTCGGCATCCTTGTTATCGCCGGCATCGCACTTATTGCCTGGCTGATGACGGGTGTCGTCGTGGTTGACGAAGGCTCGCGCGCCGCTGTGTTCCGCTTCGGCCAGTGGCAGACGAACTTCACGCCCGGCCTGCACTTCCACCTGCCTGCCCCGATCGAGACGCATGTCGTCATGCCGTCCGAGAAGCAGCAGGAGACCCAGATCGGCAACAATTCCAATGAGGCCCTGATGCTGACCGGCGACGAAAACATCGTCGATGTCCGCTTCCGGGTGTTCTGGTTCTACGACCCGGCCAATCCGGAGAATTTCATCCTCAACGTGGATGGCGGCGGCGAGCTGCTGAAAGCCTCCGCCGAGAGCGTGATGCGCGAAGTGGTCGGCAAGTCGAAGCTCGACGATGTCATCACCACGGGCCGGACCACGATCTCCGAACAGGTGAAGACCCAGCTGCAGGCGCTGATGAATGATTATCGCGCCGGTATCCAGGTGCAGAACGTCGAGATTCAGGAAGCGGCCGCCCCTGCGCAGGTGCGCCAGGCCTTTATCGACGTGGTCAATGCCGGCCAGGATGCCGAAAAGGCGATCCAGGAAGCCAACAAGTACGCAAACGACATCATCCCGCGTGCAGAAGGCCAGGCCCAGCAGGTGCTGCAGAACGCCGAAGCCTATCGCGAGCAGGTGATCGCCAACTCGACCGGTGAAGCGGCCCGCTTCACCTCCATCCTCGACGAATACCGCAAGGCACCGCAGGTGACCCGCGAGCGGATGTATCTCGAGACGATGGAACGCGTCCTCGGCAACACCGACAAGGTGATCCTCGATTCCGACTCCGGCGCGGTGCCATACCTGCCGGTCAACCCCAACCGCAGCAGCCAGTAGGAGCGATCATCATGCGTGGACTTAGTATCGCCGCCCTCGTCATCGCCGCCGCGGCGCTGATCGTCGGCATGAACAGCTTTTTCATCGTCAACCAGACCGAACAGGCGCTTGTCCTGCAGGTTGGTAAGGCGCAGGCCGCCTACAATGCCCCCGGGCAGAACCAGGCCGGCCTGAAGGTGAAAATGCCCTTCATCCAGAACGTCATCAAATACGACCGCCGCAATATCGGCCTCGACATTCCGAACATCGAAGTGCTGGCCTCCAACCAGGAACAGCTGATCGTGGACGCCTTCGTGCGCTACCAGATCTCTGATCCCCTGGCCTTCTACCAGCGCCTGCAGACGCAGCGCGTGGCGGAGAACCAGCTGTCGCAGTTCACCAACACGGCCATCCGGAACGCCCTGGCCAACAAGCTGCCGGAGGAGATCATCTCCGGTCAGCGGGCCACGCTGATGGACGAGATCCGGGAGAATTTGTCGGACTCCATCGCCGGACGCGGCATCGACATCATCGATGTTCGTATCCGCCGGGCGGACCTGCCCGCCGACGTGTCCGAGCGTGTCTTCCGCCGCATGGAAGCGGCCCGGAACCAGGAAGCCGAGCTGATCCGCGCCAATGGTGACAAGCAGGCCCAGGCCGTTCGCGCCAAAGCAGATCGCGACAAGACGGTGATCCTCGCCGAAGCGAACCAGAGGTCTGAAGAGATCCGCGGTGAAGGCGATGCCAAGCGGAACGAGATCTATGCCAGCGCTTATGGCCGTGATCCGGAATTCTTCCGCTTCCAGCGCGCCCTGATCGCCTGCGAACAGTCGCTGAAGAAGGGCACGACGCAGATCGTGGTCGCCCCGGACAATCTTGGCCTGTGCGACGAGTTCATCGCTGCCGCGCGCAAGAACTCGAAATAAGCTGAAGGAGTCTTTCAGCGATGACACTGCCACTGATCCTGCTGGCGGGTGTCGGCATGTGGTTCCTGTTGGAAGGGGCGGCCTATGCGGTCGCCCCGGACTTCATGCGGCGCCTCGCTGTTCTGGTAACCCAGTTGAGCACAAGGGAGCTGACCATGGCCGGCCTTGGCGGCGGGGCTGTCGGCATCGTGCTGATCTGGCTTGCAGTTCACTTGGGCTGAACCTGTTGCACCTTGCCCGCAAAGCGCCATAGTCTGCGGTGAAAATAAATCCATATTCCGCCCGCAGAGGAAGCCGAAGTCCCATGCGTTTCCCGGCTCTTGCCGCCCTTGCCGTTCTCGTCTCCGTTCCGCTGGCCGCCCCCGCTGCGGCCCAGCAGAGCCTGTCGCAAACCCTCGACCAGATCGATCCCAAGGAGCGCCCGGCCAGCTTCCGGGACCTGTCGAAACGGCTGATGCCGGCGGTGGTGAACATTTCCACCTCCAAGACCGTCGCGCCGGATGGCATGCCCACCTTCCCGGAGGGCTCGCCGATGGAACGGTTCAACGATTTCTTCGGCCGCGACGAAGACGGGTTCCGCCGCGAGGGCTCGCTCGGCTCCGGTTTCGTCATCAGTGCCGACGGCTATGTCGTGACGAACAATCACGTCATCGAAGGCGCCGACGAAATCGAAGTGAACTTCGCCAATGGCCGCGTGCTGGAGGCCGAACTGATCGGCCGCGACCAGGACACCGACCTTGCCGTGCTGAAGGTCAAATCCAGCACGCCCCTGCCCTTTGTCAGCTTCGCCGACAGCGACAGCGCCGAAGTCGGCGACTGGGTGATCGCCATCGGCAACCCGTTCGGCTTCGGCGGTTCGGTCTCTGCCGGCATCATCTCGGCCCGCAACCGCGACCTGAATGCCGGGCGGTCGGACGACTTCATCCAGACAGACGCCGCCATCAACCGCGGCAATTCCGGCGGCCCGCTGTTCAATCTGGGCGGCGAAGTCGTGGGCGTGAACACGGCGATCATCTCGCCGACCGGCGGCAGCGTCGGCATCGGTTTCTCGGTGCCCTCGAACCTCGTCAACAAGATTACCGGCGAACTCATCAAGTCCGGCCGCATCCGCCGCTCCTGGATGGGCGTCAATGTTCAGGATGCAGATGAAAATCTCGTGCGCGCCTACAAGGCCAGCGCCAAGGGCGGCGTGATCGTCACCCGCATCACCGATGACGGGCCGGCCGACAAGGCGATGCTGGAAGTCGGTGACCTGATCCTCAGCTTCGACAACCAGCCGGTTGCCAGCGTGCGGGAACTGACCCGCGTGATCGCCGACACACCGATCGGCAAGGACGTGCCCGTGCGCCTGGTGCGCGATGGCCGCGCCCGCACCTTCACCGTCACCATGGGCGAACTGGAAGAGCAGACCGATGACGAGGCGGCCCAGCTGCCGGACCTGCCGGCCAGCGCCAATGATCTCGGGGCTGACCTGACCGGCATCGACGACGACATCCGCCGCCGCTACGGCATTCCCAAGGATGTCGACGGCGTGGTCGTCACCTCCGTCTCAGCGCGCGGCCCGGCCTATGGCAAGCTGGTGCGCGGCGATGTGATCGTCGAGGTGAATTTCGAACGCGTCACCACGGTCAGCGAAACGCTGGACAAGGTCAAAGCCGCCCGCGCCAACCCGGCTGAGCCGCTGCTGATCCGCGTCAAACGCCGCGGCGAAGCCGGCTGGTTCGACCAGTTCCTCAGCGTGGACCTCGGGAAGTAAACCCTGCGTACCGCAGGAAAGACGCAAAACGGGCGCTATATAGTGTCCATAGATGGTCCATAGAGGGTGTTTGTGATTGTCCGGAAGCCGGACTTATCCAACACTTCAGCCGACGAATTCCTTCGCCTCATAGCCCTGGAAGAAGAGCGCGGCGCGAAGGTCTGTGTGTTCGATCGCGGCATGCGCTTCGGCGGCCACGACGGGCTTTGCGTGATAGGCGATGCCGAGGCCCGAGGCCTTGATCATGGCGAGGTCGTTCGCTCCGTCGCCCATCGCGATCACGTCGCCCCGGCTGATCCCTTTGCCAGCGGCAAACTCGTCCAGCGCCGAGAGTTTCGCCTCGCGGCCAAGGATCGGCCGGCCGACCTCCCCTGTCAGGGCCTTGCCGTCATCGATCAGCGTGTTGCCCCGGTGGGTATGGAAGCCTGCTGCAGCGGCCACGCGTGAGGTGAAATAGGTGAAACCGCCTGAAACCAGTACAGTTTCCGCCCCGTCCGCCTTCATCGTTTCGACCAGGGTTTTCGCGCCGGGATTCAGCGTGATGCGTTCCGAATAGGCCTGCTCCAGCGCGTCGAGGCCGAGGCCTTTCAGCATGGCGACCCGGGTTGTGAGGGCGCCTTCAAAGTCCAGCTCGCCGCGCATGGCGCGTTCGGTAATCGCGGAGACTTCGGCTTTCAGCCCGGCAAAATCCGCCAGTTCGTCCAGGCATTCCTGGCCGATAATGGTGGAATCCATGTCCGAGATCAGCAGGCGTTTGCGGCCGCTGTCTGCAGGGAGCACAGCGGTATCGACGGGGTGCCCCATGTCCGCCAGCCGGGCCCGCAGACGGGCGGCCTCGTCCCGGTCGCCCGGCAGGTGCCACTCCAGAGCGACCAGCCCGTCGACGCTGCCCAGCGCCCGGGATGGCGCCACACGGCCAAGCTCGGACGAGACCTCCGCTTCCAGCTTCGCCGCATCCATGGCGGCGACGGCAACAATCCTTAAGCTCATGGCAGTTTTCCCGGGTTTTCCCGCGTCATCATGGGTTTCCTCTTCGATGACAACCCCTTACCTCTATTGGCATGCACCCGGCCATCCTGATCCACGGCCCCACGGCCAGCGGCAAGACCGCCCTCGCCATCGAAGTCGCCCGGCGGCTCGACGGAGAGGTGATCAATGCCGATTCCATGCAGGTCTACAGGGATCTGAAAGTCATCTCAGCCCGCCCGGACGAGGAAGAGATGGCCGGCGTACCGCATCATCTGTTCGGCCATGTGAACGCCGCTGAGCGCTATTCCACCGGCCAGTGGCTGGAAGAGGCGCGGGCCAAGATCCGCGTCCTCCAGAAGAAGAACAAGCGCGCCGTCATTGTCGGCGGCACAGGGCTCTACCTGCTGGCGCTGACGCAGGGCCTTTCCTCCATTCCGCCCGTGCCGGAGGATATCCGCGCTGAAGTCCGCGACATTGCCGAAGCCGAGGGTGCCGAAGGCCTGCGCGCCCGCCTTGCCCCGCATGATGCGGAGACGGCGGAGCGTCTCGGCACCGGCGACAGGCAACGCCTCGCCCGGGCTTATGAGGTCTGGCTGGCGACAGGCCGGCCGATCACCGACTTCCATCATGAGCGCCAGCCCCCTGTCCTGCTGGACCGGGAATGGATGGGCTTCGCCCTCACCCCGCCGCGCGCCAAGCTCTATGCCAAGATCGACCGCCGCTTCGAAGGCATGCTGATGCAGGGCGCCATGGCCGAGGCCCGCGCGCTGATCGAGCGCGGCCTCGACCCCGAACTTCCCTGCATGAAGGCCCATGGCATGCCCTGGCTGGCTGCCTTTGCCCGCGGCGAGATCAGCGCGGAATTTGCCGCCGAGAACGCAAAACGCGACACGCGGCGCTATGCAAAGAGGCAATTCACGTGGATTGGCAGGCAATTCCCGTTCTGGCCGAGAATTCCCGGCACCGAAATGAGCGACCGCATGAGGGTTATTCTTGCCCTCTATAGGGAGATTGACAGGGAGATGGAGGCAGATTATTCCTAGCCCCCGTCGTTGGAGGAAACGCACGTGCGCATGTCAGAGGTACTCGTAATTAGGCACCCGTAGCCGCCGTTCATCAGAACCGGTTGCGGGTGTGCGCACAAAAGGGTCTCCGAAGGGGGCCCTTTTTCTTTTCAGATAACAATCCGGACAAACCCCCTCTTTTCTAACCCCAGACGCCAGAGCAAAGTCATGACCGTCAAGACCAAACAGAAGACCGAAACACGCCTGATGACCGGCGCCGAGATCGTAATCACGGCCCTCCGGGAACAGGGTGTAGAAGTCATGTTTGGCTATCCGGGTGGCGCGGTCCTACCAATTTATGACGCGCTTTTCTCAGCGGATGACATCCGTCACGTTCTGGTGCGCCACGAACAGGGCGCAGGCCATGCGGCCGAAGGCTATGCCCGCTCCACCGGCAAATGCGGCGTGGCGCTGGTCACTTCCGGCCCCGGCGCGACCAATATGGTTACGCCGATCACCGACGCGATGATGGATTCGATTCCCATCGTCGTCATCTCCGGCCAGGTGCCGACGCACCTGATCGGCACGGACGCTTTCCAGGAAGCCGATACGACGGGCATCACGCGCAGCTGCGCCAAGCACAATTACCTGGTCACCGATGTCGACCAGCTGGCCCGTACGATCCATGAGGCCTTCCATATCGCCACCTCCGGCCGCCCCGGCCCGGTGGTCATCGATATTCCGAAGGACGTCCAGTTCGCCACCGGCACCTATTCCGGCAAGGACGGCGTCCACAAGCCGACCTATAAGCCGAAGACCGAGCCGCAACCGGAAGCCATCGAGGCGGTCGCGGAGCTGATCGCCATGGCCCGCCGGCCTGTCTTCTACACCGGCGGCGGCGTCATCAATTCCGGACCCAGAGGCTCCGAAGCGCTGCGCAAGCTGCAGGCCGAGACGGGCATTCCGGTCACGTCCACGCTGATGGGCCTTGGCGCCTTCCCCGCCTCCCACCCCGACTGGCTGGGCATGGTGGGCATGCATGGCAGCTACGAAGCCAACAATGCGATGCATGATTGCGACCTGATGATCTGCGTCGGCGCCCGGTTCGACGATCGCGTCACCGGCCGGATCGACGCTTTCTCGCCGAACTCGAAGAAGGTCCACATCGACATCGACCCCTCCTCGATCAACAAGATTGTCCGGGTCGACGTGCCGATCGTTGCAGACTGCGCCGCGGCCCTCGAAGCTTTGATTACGGCGGTGAAACACCGCAAGGGCAAGCGCCCGGACCTTAAGCCGTGGAAGGCCGAGATCGACGCCTGGCGCGCCCGCGACTGTTTCGCCTATGCGCCGTCGGACGAGGTCATCAAGCCGCAATACGCGATCGAGCGCCTCTACGCCCTCACCCGACAGCGCGAGACCTACATCACGACCGAAGTGGGCCAGCACCAGATGTGGGCAGCGCAATTCTTCCATTTCGACGAGCCGAACCACTGGATGACCTCCGGCGGCCTCGGCACGATGGGCTATGGCCTGCCCGCCGCGGTCGGCGTCCAGTGCGCCCATCCGGACGCGCTGGTCATCGATATCGCCGGCGAAGCGTCGATCCAGATGATGATGCAGGAACTGTCGACCGCTGTGCAGTTCTGCCTGCCGGTGAAGGTCTTCATCCTCAACAATGA from the uncultured Hyphomonas sp. genome contains:
- a CDS encoding MBL fold metallo-hydrolase; the protein is MRFLKPALVILALLLVAGAVARTVFSVQIGEAVFRSAIKKNVGRNALADIPDGLMVVLVGTGSPLPDPKRAGPMTVVAAGDRVFIIDAGAGSGRKFGEFALPWGRVEAAFLTHFHSDHIDGLGEVMLQHWAAGGADTPLALYGPHGVQRIADGFNEAYALDATYRIAHHGADVVPPSGAGMEAFPFLTNGAATRVYARDGLTVTAVPVDHSPVEPAVAYRFDYKGRSVTISGDTVKNQALIGLARDTDVLVHEALNDEMVGEVASRLNTLGARRLEKIMHDIPDYHTSPVQAAEVASEAGAGLLVFTHIVPAQPSRILYPAFMKGTKKAFDGPILMGEDGMAFVLPAGSDKIERRRLD
- a CDS encoding serine hydrolase domain-containing protein, with the protein product MKHRLIAALAATLLACGCTAEQPAPDTATATQSAGEAKSDELSALLDELDFSGTLLVSKGDDLLLREAVNDSPMTDAKVVTVDTRFPIASMTKSFTSALVLKLVDDGKLGLDQTLEDLLPDFDVPYASEVTLRHLLQNRSGIPHYIDIPGWFDNDVKRAFTDESFMDTLEQLELKFPPGSDYLYSNVNYYLLALMIDRYSGMDYETYLQTQILGPLGMTATGQLYRDADGIAADYLKNDDGTYEVIPVVNPALFRGTASMVSAADDLNAWGHAVIDGEIYSDAAAAEAFNADTPMAWSVSELPVTDDRTVGVTYYNGRLIGYLSLIMLVPEEDGVIVILNNNTVGYENMIGLAATLAAQHFGSED
- a CDS encoding P-loop NTPase — its product is MFGSKGKTRQKQADAIMKALGSPPWLESVSVDETGRAVLVIEADPADTAAAEARRMDAEGKAGLVSGIKTVTTVLTAERKQGASTPHSHSHAPAAPKGRSELLNLTPSPRRVSKGARLSDEAMQQGAPQRQQGSVAKIPGISRILVIASAKGGVGKSTVSVNLAAALAKTGMKVGLLDADIYGPSIPTMLGTQGAEPKGSKNKKLVPVEAHGLKTLSIGYLSDPDAPMIWRGPIVMSAITQMLNDAEWGTPEDPLDVLVIDTPPGTGDAQLTIAQKVPVTAALIVTTPQEVALADVRRGAAMFTKTAVPVIGLVETMSYFQDPAGNKHYLMGHGGGKRMADALGLPLLAEVPMLQAIREGGDKGVPAAIGDAETATAFHELARKVALGLDTLETKAPPEIVFED
- the hflK gene encoding FtsH protease activity modulator HflK, translated to MPWDDKTKGSGPWGGGGGDNGGGDGNSPWKRPSGGGSGGGGDLEDQMRRMQERFRGRGNGGGGGRRKGGGSGPNFGPLGILVIAGIALIAWLMTGVVVVDEGSRAAVFRFGQWQTNFTPGLHFHLPAPIETHVVMPSEKQQETQIGNNSNEALMLTGDENIVDVRFRVFWFYDPANPENFILNVDGGGELLKASAESVMREVVGKSKLDDVITTGRTTISEQVKTQLQALMNDYRAGIQVQNVEIQEAAAPAQVRQAFIDVVNAGQDAEKAIQEANKYANDIIPRAEGQAQQVLQNAEAYREQVIANSTGEAARFTSILDEYRKAPQVTRERMYLETMERVLGNTDKVILDSDSGAVPYLPVNPNRSSQ
- a CDS encoding protease modulator HflC encodes the protein MRGLSIAALVIAAAALIVGMNSFFIVNQTEQALVLQVGKAQAAYNAPGQNQAGLKVKMPFIQNVIKYDRRNIGLDIPNIEVLASNQEQLIVDAFVRYQISDPLAFYQRLQTQRVAENQLSQFTNTAIRNALANKLPEEIISGQRATLMDEIRENLSDSIAGRGIDIIDVRIRRADLPADVSERVFRRMEAARNQEAELIRANGDKQAQAVRAKADRDKTVILAEANQRSEEIRGEGDAKRNEIYASAYGRDPEFFRFQRALIACEQSLKKGTTQIVVAPDNLGLCDEFIAAARKNSK
- a CDS encoding DUF2065 domain-containing protein translates to MTLPLILLAGVGMWFLLEGAAYAVAPDFMRRLAVLVTQLSTRELTMAGLGGGAVGIVLIWLAVHLG
- a CDS encoding Do family serine endopeptidase, which produces MRFPALAALAVLVSVPLAAPAAAQQSLSQTLDQIDPKERPASFRDLSKRLMPAVVNISTSKTVAPDGMPTFPEGSPMERFNDFFGRDEDGFRREGSLGSGFVISADGYVVTNNHVIEGADEIEVNFANGRVLEAELIGRDQDTDLAVLKVKSSTPLPFVSFADSDSAEVGDWVIAIGNPFGFGGSVSAGIISARNRDLNAGRSDDFIQTDAAINRGNSGGPLFNLGGEVVGVNTAIISPTGGSVGIGFSVPSNLVNKITGELIKSGRIRRSWMGVNVQDADENLVRAYKASAKGGVIVTRITDDGPADKAMLEVGDLILSFDNQPVASVRELTRVIADTPIGKDVPVRLVRDGRARTFTVTMGELEEQTDDEAAQLPDLPASANDLGADLTGIDDDIRRRYGIPKDVDGVVVTSVSARGPAYGKLVRGDVIVEVNFERVTTVSETLDKVKAARANPAEPLLIRVKRRGEAGWFDQFLSVDLGK
- the serB gene encoding phosphoserine phosphatase SerB, whose amino-acid sequence is MSLRIVAVAAMDAAKLEAEVSSELGRVAPSRALGSVDGLVALEWHLPGDRDEAARLRARLADMGHPVDTAVLPADSGRKRLLISDMDSTIIGQECLDELADFAGLKAEVSAITERAMRGELDFEGALTTRVAMLKGLGLDALEQAYSERITLNPGAKTLVETMKADGAETVLVSGGFTYFTSRVAAAAGFHTHRGNTLIDDGKALTGEVGRPILGREAKLSALDEFAAGKGISRGDVIAMGDGANDLAMIKASGLGIAYHAKPVVAAEAHAAIEHTDLRAALFFQGYEAKEFVG
- the miaA gene encoding tRNA (adenosine(37)-N6)-dimethylallyltransferase MiaA, whose protein sequence is MHPAILIHGPTASGKTALAIEVARRLDGEVINADSMQVYRDLKVISARPDEEEMAGVPHHLFGHVNAAERYSTGQWLEEARAKIRVLQKKNKRAVIVGGTGLYLLALTQGLSSIPPVPEDIRAEVRDIAEAEGAEGLRARLAPHDAETAERLGTGDRQRLARAYEVWLATGRPITDFHHERQPPVLLDREWMGFALTPPRAKLYAKIDRRFEGMLMQGAMAEARALIERGLDPELPCMKAHGMPWLAAFARGEISAEFAAENAKRDTRRYAKRQFTWIGRQFPFWPRIPGTEMSDRMRVILALYREIDREMEADYS
- a CDS encoding acetolactate synthase 3 large subunit, encoding MTVKTKQKTETRLMTGAEIVITALREQGVEVMFGYPGGAVLPIYDALFSADDIRHVLVRHEQGAGHAAEGYARSTGKCGVALVTSGPGATNMVTPITDAMMDSIPIVVISGQVPTHLIGTDAFQEADTTGITRSCAKHNYLVTDVDQLARTIHEAFHIATSGRPGPVVIDIPKDVQFATGTYSGKDGVHKPTYKPKTEPQPEAIEAVAELIAMARRPVFYTGGGVINSGPRGSEALRKLQAETGIPVTSTLMGLGAFPASHPDWLGMVGMHGSYEANNAMHDCDLMICVGARFDDRVTGRIDAFSPNSKKVHIDIDPSSINKIVRVDVPIVADCAAALEALITAVKHRKGKRPDLKPWKAEIDAWRARDCFAYAPSDEVIKPQYAIERLYALTRQRETYITTEVGQHQMWAAQFFHFDEPNHWMTSGGLGTMGYGLPAAVGVQCAHPDALVIDIAGEASIQMMMQELSTAVQFCLPVKVFILNNEWMGMVRQWQELLHGERYSHSYSESLPDFVKLAEAMGARGIRCEDPALLDDKIMEMIEHPGPVLFDCRIEKDGNCLPMIPSGSAHNEMILGQITGNEIGETGRKLV